A genomic stretch from Limnobacter thiooxidans includes:
- the selD gene encoding selenide, water dikinase SelD has translation MQTSEQPILRDIVLVGGGHSHVGVLRMFGMKPWPGVRLTLICTDIHTPYSGMLPGYIAGHYSYDDVHIDLGRLCAFAGARLFKDEVVGIDRANQKVICKNRPPVAYDALSINIGSTPQVQLVPGALEHAVPVKPIAKFNQRWLNLLDRVKTHAGKTTIAVVGGGAGGVELLLAMQFRLRNELKTMGRNPDELEFHLFTADADVLPTHNPGVRARFEKVLNARGVVLHRDAEVVQLDGHTLQTRQGERLHADEIMWVTQAGGAAWLKNTDLELDNRGFVNVGPTLQTSRDPKIFAAGDIANLTSTPLEKAGVFAVRMSKPLAKNLHLFVQGAALKEYHPQKTWLALISTGDQYAVASKGLLGFAGAWVWQWKDWIDRRFMAKFSEFPEMDPNAKPAGGNTPNLALTQEESLQAISAIAMRCGGCGAKVGSTVLSRALGNLKPVDRADVLVGLHAPDDAAIVKVPPGKAMVHTVDFFRAFVDDPYVFGKVAANHALGDVFAMGGEAQSATAVVTVPPGLESKVEELLFQMMSGAVEVLNEAGCALVGGHTGEGRELALGFAINGLVDENLNGVMIKGGMRPGDVILLTKPIGTGTLFAALPQLKTKGRWIDAALESMVKSNRLGAQCLREHGSKACTDLTGFGLLGHLVEMTRPSEVDAELDLSALPLLDGALDMVNAGIVSSLQPANVRLRRAIRNQAEYANDPRYPLIFDPQTAGGLLATVPGDQAEACVAALKKLGYEHTAIIGRILPQGDALEPIVLKG, from the coding sequence ATGCAAACATCTGAACAACCCATTCTTCGTGACATCGTGCTGGTCGGCGGCGGTCACAGCCACGTGGGGGTACTGCGCATGTTTGGCATGAAGCCTTGGCCTGGTGTTCGGCTGACCCTGATCTGCACCGACATTCACACCCCCTATTCCGGCATGCTGCCTGGCTACATTGCCGGGCACTACAGCTACGACGATGTGCACATCGACTTGGGGAGACTCTGTGCTTTTGCGGGCGCCCGTTTGTTCAAGGACGAAGTGGTTGGCATTGACCGGGCCAATCAGAAAGTGATTTGCAAGAACCGACCACCCGTGGCGTACGACGCGCTTTCGATCAACATTGGCAGCACACCCCAGGTGCAGTTAGTGCCCGGCGCACTGGAACATGCAGTGCCCGTCAAACCCATTGCAAAATTCAACCAGCGTTGGCTGAATTTGCTGGACCGTGTGAAAACCCACGCAGGCAAAACCACCATTGCAGTGGTGGGCGGCGGCGCAGGTGGCGTTGAACTGCTGCTGGCCATGCAGTTTCGCTTGCGCAATGAACTGAAAACCATGGGTCGAAATCCCGATGAACTGGAGTTTCACCTGTTCACCGCGGACGCCGATGTACTGCCTACCCACAACCCCGGTGTGCGGGCACGGTTTGAAAAAGTGCTGAATGCACGTGGCGTTGTGCTTCACCGCGACGCTGAAGTGGTGCAACTGGATGGCCACACGCTGCAAACCCGGCAAGGCGAACGTTTGCACGCCGATGAAATCATGTGGGTGACGCAAGCCGGTGGCGCAGCCTGGTTGAAAAACACCGACCTGGAACTGGACAACCGTGGTTTTGTGAATGTGGGCCCCACCCTGCAAACCAGCCGCGACCCGAAAATTTTTGCAGCTGGCGACATTGCCAATCTGACCAGCACACCGCTTGAAAAGGCGGGCGTGTTTGCCGTGCGGATGAGCAAACCCCTGGCCAAAAACCTGCACCTGTTTGTTCAAGGTGCTGCGCTGAAGGAATACCACCCACAGAAAACATGGCTGGCCCTGATCAGTACAGGTGACCAGTATGCGGTGGCCTCGAAGGGCTTGCTGGGCTTTGCAGGGGCCTGGGTGTGGCAGTGGAAAGACTGGATTGACCGCCGCTTCATGGCGAAATTCAGTGAATTCCCCGAGATGGATCCGAATGCGAAACCTGCCGGTGGGAATACACCCAACCTTGCACTCACCCAGGAAGAAAGCCTGCAAGCCATCTCCGCCATTGCCATGCGCTGTGGCGGTTGCGGAGCCAAGGTGGGTTCCACGGTGTTGTCTCGCGCCTTGGGCAACCTCAAGCCCGTGGACCGCGCCGATGTGCTGGTGGGCTTGCATGCACCCGATGACGCTGCCATTGTCAAAGTGCCCCCCGGCAAGGCCATGGTGCACACCGTCGATTTTTTCCGTGCCTTTGTAGACGACCCCTACGTGTTTGGAAAGGTAGCAGCCAACCACGCACTGGGCGACGTGTTTGCCATGGGTGGTGAGGCGCAATCGGCCACCGCCGTGGTGACCGTGCCGCCCGGGCTGGAATCGAAAGTGGAAGAACTGCTATTCCAGATGATGAGCGGCGCAGTGGAAGTATTGAACGAAGCCGGTTGCGCCTTGGTGGGTGGCCACACCGGAGAAGGTCGAGAACTTGCACTGGGTTTTGCAATCAATGGCCTGGTCGATGAAAACCTCAACGGTGTCATGATCAAGGGTGGCATGCGTCCCGGCGATGTCATTTTGCTGACCAAACCGATTGGCACTGGAACCCTGTTTGCCGCGCTGCCCCAACTGAAAACCAAGGGCCGCTGGATCGACGCAGCCCTGGAATCGATGGTGAAAAGCAACCGCCTGGGTGCACAGTGCCTGCGTGAACATGGCTCCAAAGCCTGCACCGACCTGACCGGCTTTGGCTTGCTGGGCCACCTGGTGGAAATGACAAGGCCTTCGGAAGTGGATGCAGAACTGGACCTGAGCGCCCTGCCCTTGCTGGACGGCGCGCTTGACATGGTGAATGCAGGTATTGTGAGTTCGCTACAACCAGCCAACGTGCGCTTGCGCCGCGCCATTCGCAACCAGGCTGAGTACGCGAACGACCCGCGCTACCCCTTGATATTCGATCCTCAAACTGCGGGTGGATTATTGGCCACCGTGCCAGGCGATCAAGCCGAAGCCTGCGTGGCCGCCTTGAAAAAACTGGGCTATGAGCACACCGCGATCATTGGCCGGATTTTGCCGCAAGGTGATGCGCTTGAACCCATCGTATTGAAAGGCTGA
- a CDS encoding TVP38/TMEM64 family protein has translation MPVTLLKHWKKSALLLVAALFLWVWLSMDVSLQDMLMAQRELAMHFMEHPTLVTLIYFSLFVVITALCLPGAGVLMLVGGGCMGFGLCIVVSTAASALGALLTFLAARFLFRESVEQRFAAKLLEINRGIEKNEVVYLLSLRLAPIIPFVAFNLLAGLTRVKPWTFLWTSFLGMLPGTVLYVNAGHELSKVSQLGELISTEVVVSLTALALVPFLIQWAAKQIQQRKTA, from the coding sequence ATGCCAGTCACTTTGCTGAAACACTGGAAAAAAAGCGCGCTGCTGCTTGTGGCCGCGCTTTTTCTCTGGGTGTGGCTCAGCATGGATGTGTCACTTCAAGACATGCTGATGGCCCAGCGCGAGTTGGCCATGCACTTCATGGAACACCCCACACTGGTCACCCTGATTTACTTCAGCCTGTTCGTGGTCATTACTGCCCTTTGCCTGCCCGGCGCTGGTGTACTGATGCTGGTGGGCGGCGGTTGCATGGGCTTTGGGCTGTGTATTGTGGTGTCCACTGCTGCCTCAGCCTTGGGCGCATTGCTGACTTTTCTGGCCGCACGCTTTCTTTTCCGTGAATCAGTTGAGCAGCGCTTCGCAGCGAAACTGCTGGAAATCAATCGGGGCATCGAAAAGAATGAGGTGGTCTACCTGCTGAGTTTGAGGCTGGCACCCATCATTCCATTTGTGGCCTTCAACCTGCTGGCCGGGCTGACACGGGTGAAGCCCTGGACCTTTTTGTGGACCAGCTTTCTGGGCATGCTGCCCGGTACTGTGCTGTATGTGAATGCAGGTCATGAACTGTCGAAAGTCAGCCAGTTGGGCGAACTGATTTCCACTGAGGTGGTGGTGTCATTGACCGCACTGGCGCTGGTACCGTTTCTGATTCAGTGGGCAGCGAAGCAAATTCAACAGCGCAAGACTGCTTAG
- a CDS encoding FKBP-type peptidyl-prolyl cis-trans isomerase: MTDSTTNNAAAGDELVLPSGVKLTFKKRGTGTQKPTPNSIVEVHYEGTFLDGKVFDSSIKRNEKISFPLNRVIPAWTQALCEMVVGDRAIVFCPSDTAYGARGAGPIPGNTDLIFDVELFDIR, encoded by the coding sequence GTGACCGATTCAACTACCAACAACGCCGCTGCTGGCGACGAACTCGTACTACCTTCTGGCGTCAAGCTGACTTTCAAGAAGCGTGGTACTGGTACCCAGAAGCCCACGCCCAATTCGATTGTTGAAGTGCATTACGAAGGCACTTTCCTTGATGGTAAGGTGTTCGACAGCTCCATCAAGCGCAACGAGAAAATTTCCTTCCCGCTGAATCGCGTGATTCCAGCCTGGACACAGGCCCTGTGTGAAATGGTGGTGGGTGACCGCGCAATCGTGTTTTGCCCATCCGACACTGCTTATGGTGCGCGTGGTGCGGGCCCCATCCCTGGCAACACCGACCTGATTTTTGATGTTGAGTTGTTCGACATTCGATAA
- the cynS gene encoding cyanase: MKRTDVTEMIVLAKRKKKCTWDDCAKVLGQSKEWSTAALLGQMTLTEEQAKNIGEYLGLPADAVDCLQVVPYKGSLPTAVPTDPLIYRFYELISVYGTTFKELIHEEFGDGIMSAIDFKMDLQREPNAMGDRVSINMSGKFLPYKTY, encoded by the coding sequence ATGAAACGAACCGACGTCACCGAAATGATTGTATTGGCCAAGCGCAAGAAGAAATGCACTTGGGACGACTGTGCCAAAGTACTGGGCCAGTCCAAGGAATGGAGCACAGCCGCCTTGCTGGGCCAGATGACCCTGACTGAAGAGCAGGCCAAGAATATTGGTGAATACCTGGGCCTGCCCGCCGACGCAGTGGACTGCCTGCAAGTGGTGCCCTACAAAGGTTCACTGCCCACAGCCGTGCCCACCGACCCGCTGATCTACCGCTTTTATGAATTGATCAGCGTGTACGGCACCACCTTCAAGGAACTGATCCACGAAGAGTTTGGTGATGGCATCATGAGCGCGATTGACTTCAAGATGGATTTGCAGCGCGAACCCAATGCCATGGGCGACCGCGTCAGCATCAACATGAGCGGAAAATTCCTGCCCTATAAAACCTATTGA
- a CDS encoding ABC transporter ATP-binding protein produces MTTEQTTAQPYAIAPDLVAPFLQVEGLVKSYAPQDPKVAPVFEAVNFDIQKGEFVCIIGHSGCGKSTILNILAGLDEATQGYVIMNGKEVVGPSLDRGVVFQSHALMPWMSALKNVEFGVRSRWPEKSPEEISAHAMKYLDMVGLGKAAQKKPHELSGGMKQRVGIARAFAIQPQMLLLDEPFGALDALTRGTIQDELLQIVKATGQTVFMITHDVDEAILLADKVMLMSHGPRARIAEIVENTMPRERSRSTVHHDPQYYAIRNHLVDFLVHRASPAPEEAASRLAGNAAVAAQHQQPTVVRPGLKALAATDTTPSLNLLQRSAP; encoded by the coding sequence ATGACGACTGAACAAACAACAGCGCAACCCTACGCCATCGCCCCTGACTTGGTGGCACCCTTCCTTCAGGTCGAAGGTTTGGTAAAAAGTTATGCGCCTCAGGATCCGAAAGTTGCACCTGTTTTTGAGGCTGTGAACTTTGATATTCAAAAGGGTGAGTTTGTTTGCATCATCGGCCATTCCGGTTGCGGCAAAAGCACCATTCTGAACATCCTGGCCGGTCTGGATGAAGCCACACAGGGCTACGTCATCATGAATGGCAAGGAAGTGGTCGGCCCATCGCTTGATCGTGGCGTGGTGTTTCAAAGCCATGCCTTGATGCCCTGGATGAGCGCACTGAAAAACGTTGAATTCGGTGTGCGCTCTCGCTGGCCGGAAAAGTCCCCTGAGGAAATCAGCGCACATGCCATGAAGTACCTGGACATGGTGGGTTTGGGCAAGGCAGCACAAAAAAAGCCGCATGAACTTTCCGGTGGTATGAAGCAGCGCGTGGGCATTGCCCGGGCGTTCGCCATTCAACCGCAAATGCTGTTGCTGGACGAACCGTTTGGCGCGCTCGACGCACTGACACGCGGCACCATTCAGGACGAGTTGCTGCAAATCGTGAAAGCCACCGGCCAAACCGTGTTCATGATCACCCACGATGTGGACGAGGCCATTTTGCTGGCCGACAAAGTCATGCTGATGAGCCACGGCCCACGTGCGCGCATTGCCGAGATTGTGGAGAACACCATGCCGCGCGAACGCAGCCGCAGCACCGTGCACCACGACCCGCAGTACTACGCCATTCGCAACCACCTGGTGGATTTTCTGGTGCACCGTGCTTCGCCTGCCCCAGAAGAAGCCGCTTCTCGCTTGGCCGGTAATGCCGCGGTGGCTGCACAGCATCAACAACCCACAGTGGTACGCCCCGGCTTGAAAGCCCTGGCTGCCACAGACACAACACCTTCACTTAATTTGCTTCAAAGGAGTGCACCATGA
- the ntrB gene encoding nitrate ABC transporter permease yields MKDFRKQKWAPWALSGLILVVLIAIWTVATLPEQAAVNVDPEYAALVGQAASTGSKTPLPTPGDVGEKLWGHVSDPFYDRGTNDKGIGIQLGYSIFRVLVGFGLAALVAIPLGFLIGMSPLLYKALDPFIQILKPVSPLAWMPLALYTIKDSDISAIFVIFICSIWPMLVNTAFGVAGVRRDWLNVAKTLEVSALRTAFQVILPAAAPTIMTGMRISVGIAWLVIVAAEMLVGGTGIGYFVWNEWNNLSIANIISAILFIGLIGMLLDTLLARMARLVSYKE; encoded by the coding sequence ATGAAAGACTTCAGGAAGCAAAAGTGGGCGCCCTGGGCTTTGTCGGGATTGATTCTGGTGGTGCTGATTGCCATCTGGACCGTTGCCACATTGCCTGAACAGGCGGCCGTTAACGTGGACCCCGAGTATGCAGCGCTGGTGGGGCAGGCTGCATCCACTGGCAGCAAAACCCCTTTGCCCACACCGGGCGATGTGGGTGAAAAACTGTGGGGCCATGTCAGCGATCCGTTTTATGACCGCGGTACCAACGACAAAGGCATTGGCATTCAACTGGGCTATTCCATTTTCCGGGTGCTGGTGGGTTTTGGTCTGGCGGCCTTGGTGGCGATTCCTTTGGGTTTCCTGATCGGTATGTCGCCTTTGCTTTACAAGGCACTTGACCCCTTCATTCAAATCTTGAAGCCTGTGTCGCCCCTGGCGTGGATGCCGCTGGCTTTGTACACCATCAAGGACAGCGATATCTCTGCGATTTTTGTGATTTTCATCTGTTCAATCTGGCCGATGTTGGTGAACACCGCCTTCGGCGTGGCGGGTGTGCGCCGTGACTGGCTGAACGTGGCCAAAACTCTGGAAGTGAGTGCCTTGCGTACAGCATTTCAAGTGATTCTTCCAGCGGCTGCACCCACCATCATGACCGGTATGCGGATTTCGGTGGGCATTGCCTGGCTGGTGATTGTGGCAGCGGAAATGCTGGTCGGTGGTACAGGCATTGGTTACTTCGTGTGGAACGAATGGAACAACCTGTCGATTGCCAACATCATCAGCGCAATTCTGTTCATCGGCTTGATCGGCATGTTGCTGGACACGCTGCTGGCCCGCATGGCCCGCCTCGTCAGCTACAAGGAGTAA
- a CDS encoding CmpA/NrtA family ABC transporter substrate-binding protein — protein sequence MSFFKNPFDPNTRLGMRCACGQHSSQAEHEQQLAVQQMEERAVENAVMHALFPNDQLRRNFLRAVGSGTAMAAIGSLFPLAAAKEAFAQSNGPLEKQKLKVGFIPITCATPIIMAQPLGFYAKQGLDVEVVKTAGWAVVRDKSLAKEYDAAHMLSPMPLAISMGVGSNAIPWTMPAVENINGQAITLAMKHKDKRDPKDWKGFKFAVPFDYSMHNYLLRYYLAEAGLDPDRDVQIRAVPPPEMVANMRADNIDGFLAPDPVNQRAVYDGVGFIHMLSKEIWAGHPCCAFAASKEFVTQNPNSYKALLKAVLDATAYARKPENRKEIAAAIAPTNYLNQPLTVVEQVLTGTYADGLGGIKKDPQRIDFDPFPYQSFAIWILTQMKRWGQIKGEVNYNKIAKEVFLATDATRLMKELGMATPSTLDKKFSVMGKPFDPKKPEEYINSFAISRTKG from the coding sequence ATGTCATTTTTCAAGAACCCGTTTGATCCCAACACCCGCCTTGGCATGCGCTGCGCCTGTGGTCAACACAGCAGCCAGGCCGAGCATGAACAGCAGCTGGCCGTGCAACAGATGGAAGAGCGTGCCGTTGAAAACGCGGTCATGCATGCCCTGTTTCCAAACGACCAATTGCGTCGCAATTTCCTGCGCGCTGTGGGCAGTGGCACGGCCATGGCCGCTATTGGCAGCCTGTTCCCTTTGGCAGCAGCCAAGGAAGCATTTGCGCAAAGCAATGGTCCGCTGGAAAAACAAAAGCTGAAGGTCGGCTTCATTCCGATTACTTGCGCCACCCCCATTATCATGGCGCAGCCATTGGGCTTTTATGCCAAGCAGGGTCTGGATGTTGAAGTGGTGAAAACTGCAGGTTGGGCGGTGGTGCGCGACAAGTCGCTGGCCAAGGAATACGATGCTGCGCACATGCTGTCGCCGATGCCTTTGGCGATCTCCATGGGCGTGGGTTCTAATGCCATACCATGGACCATGCCTGCAGTGGAAAACATCAACGGGCAGGCCATTACGCTGGCCATGAAGCACAAAGACAAACGCGATCCGAAAGACTGGAAGGGCTTCAAGTTTGCGGTGCCTTTTGATTACTCCATGCACAACTACCTGCTGCGCTATTACCTGGCTGAAGCAGGTCTTGATCCTGACCGTGATGTGCAAATTCGCGCAGTGCCTCCACCCGAGATGGTCGCCAACATGCGGGCTGACAACATTGACGGATTTTTGGCACCTGACCCTGTGAACCAGCGCGCAGTGTATGACGGCGTGGGTTTCATCCACATGTTGTCGAAAGAAATTTGGGCCGGGCACCCTTGCTGCGCCTTTGCCGCCAGCAAGGAATTTGTGACCCAGAACCCCAACAGCTACAAGGCCTTGTTGAAGGCCGTGCTGGATGCAACTGCGTACGCTCGCAAGCCAGAAAACCGCAAGGAAATTGCCGCAGCTATTGCCCCCACCAACTACCTGAATCAGCCCTTGACCGTGGTGGAGCAGGTGTTGACTGGCACTTATGCCGATGGCCTCGGTGGCATCAAGAAAGACCCACAGCGCATCGACTTTGATCCCTTCCCGTACCAGAGTTTTGCGATCTGGATTTTGACGCAGATGAAGCGTTGGGGCCAGATCAAGGGCGAGGTGAACTACAACAAGATTGCCAAGGAGGTGTTTTTGGCAACCGATGCAACACGCTTGATGAAAGAACTGGGCATGGCCACACCTTCCACACTGGACAAAAAATTCAGCGTGATGGGCAAGCCTTTCGATCCAAAGAAGCCTGAGGAATACATCAACAGCTTCGCCATTTCCAGAACCAAAGGCTGA
- a CDS encoding DJ-1/PfpI family protein has protein sequence MARMQGFRLGVYVFKDAEVVDYAAPYGVFSVAKRFDPELDVFLVAESMRPVQTQAGLTVLPNYSFADTPAMDAFLIPGGFGTRQEMNNGNLHRYISSLPKSCLLTSVCTGSWIYARMGLLDGLAATNRKEPDRIEASHLGKTPIDRLAEIAPACQVSHARVVDAGRLVTGGGIASGMEVGFHLLRRAGYDEEFICEVARVMEYTKAYQQYQHDIDYFRPALNRASA, from the coding sequence ATGGCCAGAATGCAGGGTTTCCGACTGGGTGTGTATGTGTTCAAAGACGCCGAGGTGGTCGACTATGCTGCACCCTATGGCGTGTTCTCCGTGGCCAAACGTTTCGATCCCGAGCTGGATGTATTCCTGGTTGCAGAAAGCATGCGGCCAGTTCAAACCCAGGCTGGCCTAACTGTGCTTCCCAACTATTCATTTGCTGACACCCCGGCCATGGACGCATTCCTGATTCCCGGAGGCTTCGGTACCCGGCAGGAAATGAACAATGGCAACCTGCACCGCTACATTTCATCGCTGCCCAAAAGTTGCCTGCTGACCAGCGTGTGCACCGGTTCGTGGATCTATGCGCGCATGGGTCTGCTTGATGGACTTGCTGCCACCAACCGCAAAGAACCCGACCGCATTGAAGCGTCCCATCTGGGTAAAACACCCATCGACCGGCTGGCAGAAATTGCACCGGCCTGCCAAGTCAGCCATGCCCGCGTCGTGGACGCTGGCCGACTGGTGACAGGGGGTGGTATCGCCAGTGGCATGGAAGTGGGTTTCCATTTGCTGCGCCGGGCTGGTTATGACGAGGAATTCATTTGTGAGGTGGCCCGCGTCATGGAATACACCAAGGCCTACCAGCAATACCAGCACGACATTGATTATTTTCGGCCTGCATTGAACCGAGCATCGGCTTAA
- a CDS encoding response regulator: protein MNILIVDDHMIIRRGLVQILEEFEGRFTTDQAQDGVQALQKLRSAPFDAMLLDVALGERDGFDVLKSVRSEFPGIGVVMLSVYPEAQFALRAIRSGANAYLNKGCSPVELIQALEMACKGQVYLTPSTANLMANDLRKPTDRPPHERLSNREMQVMRMMAQGESVQHIAQTLSLSGNTVSTYRARVFEKLELKNLVDLVNYTQQHGL, encoded by the coding sequence ATGAATATTCTGATTGTCGATGACCACATGATCATTCGCCGCGGTCTGGTTCAAATTCTGGAAGAGTTTGAAGGTCGCTTTACAACCGATCAGGCTCAAGACGGAGTCCAGGCTTTGCAAAAGCTTCGTTCGGCGCCATTCGATGCCATGTTGCTGGATGTGGCCTTGGGTGAACGTGACGGATTTGATGTGTTGAAAAGTGTACGCAGCGAGTTTCCCGGCATTGGCGTGGTCATGCTGTCGGTGTACCCGGAAGCGCAGTTTGCCTTGCGTGCAATACGCAGTGGTGCCAATGCCTACCTGAACAAGGGCTGCTCGCCGGTGGAATTGATTCAGGCCCTTGAAATGGCCTGCAAGGGACAGGTTTACCTGACGCCTTCCACGGCGAACCTGATGGCAAACGATTTGCGAAAGCCCACAGACCGACCTCCGCACGAACGTTTGTCCAATCGGGAAATGCAGGTGATGCGCATGATGGCGCAGGGCGAATCCGTTCAGCACATTGCGCAAACGCTGAGCCTTTCGGGCAACACGGTGTCAACTTATCGGGCGCGTGTGTTTGAAAAGCTGGAGCTGAAAAATCTCGTGGACCTCGTGAACTACACCCAACAGCACGGCTTGTAG
- a CDS encoding sensor histidine kinase, translating to MFKHLSKLSHHAAWRRQLELLLDSTGEGIYGIDLKGRCVFINKAGAEMLGYSADEVLGRNMHYLMHHSYANHDLMPVCECQIFRAFQENKGCRVDNEVLWRRDGTSFHAEYASYPIFEEQVVVGAVVTFNDITERVEAQNIRLAAQAELERRVIERTAQLQKTHDRMRRLSAHLTTVREEERTRIAREMHDDLGAKLTAFDLELKALSYRCASDEKLTLRIQSMLELAQGAMESLRRILSDLRPGVLDHLGLWAAVEHLLGEFSERTSVVSTLDLEPALEHVRLSKATETALYRILQEALNNVAKHSGANRVDVRVHTEGRAVVLEIQDNGRGMAVRTFNAGFGLMGIEERAWDIGARCSIDSMLGQGVCIKLRLPEVLAI from the coding sequence GTGTTCAAGCATCTTTCAAAACTTTCACATCATGCTGCGTGGCGCAGACAACTTGAGTTGTTGCTCGATTCCACTGGTGAAGGCATCTACGGTATCGACCTGAAGGGTCGATGTGTTTTCATCAACAAAGCCGGTGCGGAAATGTTGGGTTATTCCGCCGATGAAGTGTTGGGACGAAACATGCATTACCTCATGCACCATTCGTACGCCAACCACGATTTAATGCCAGTGTGTGAGTGCCAGATTTTTCGTGCCTTCCAGGAAAACAAGGGGTGTCGCGTCGACAACGAAGTCTTGTGGCGTCGCGATGGAACTTCTTTTCATGCTGAGTATGCTTCTTACCCGATTTTCGAAGAACAAGTCGTGGTGGGCGCTGTGGTCACTTTCAATGACATTACCGAGCGCGTTGAAGCACAAAATATTCGCCTTGCGGCCCAAGCAGAACTGGAGCGCCGAGTGATTGAACGCACTGCGCAATTACAAAAAACTCATGACAGAATGCGCCGGCTTTCTGCACACCTGACCACTGTACGTGAAGAAGAGCGAACCCGAATTGCACGCGAAATGCACGATGACCTGGGTGCAAAACTGACGGCCTTCGATCTGGAATTGAAAGCGCTTTCATACCGCTGCGCAAGCGACGAAAAACTGACCTTGCGCATACAGAGCATGCTGGAATTGGCACAGGGTGCCATGGAAAGTTTGCGGCGAATTCTTTCTGATCTGCGACCCGGTGTTCTTGATCACCTCGGTCTTTGGGCTGCCGTGGAGCATTTGCTGGGTGAGTTCTCTGAACGCACCAGTGTGGTGAGTACCCTGGATCTTGAACCCGCACTTGAACATGTGCGTTTGAGCAAGGCCACCGAAACAGCCCTGTATCGAATTTTGCAAGAGGCCTTGAACAATGTCGCCAAACACTCGGGAGCCAACCGGGTGGATGTGCGGGTACACACCGAAGGCCGGGCGGTTGTGCTGGAAATTCAGGACAACGGCCGTGGTATGGCAGTGCGAACATTCAATGCAGGGTTTGGCTTGATGGGTATCGAAGAGCGAGCCTGGGACATTGGAGCACGCTGTTCAATTGATTCTATGTTGGGGCAAGGTGTGTGCATCAAACTTCGTTTGCCTGAGGTACTGGCGATATGA
- a CDS encoding NAD(P)H-dependent oxidoreductase, translating into MNVLIVHAHPEPQSFCSAMVSRMRDRFESQGHSVTVSDLYAKQFNPVASAADFQDRNNPDYLVYALEQRHAQKNNTLPADIAEELALLNQCDLLILNFPLYWFSLPAILKGWIDRVFLSGVVYGGRNFYDRGLMKGKRAWLTFTLGGREHMFGDDAIHGDLDTMLRPVLRGSLGYAGFDVLKPFAAYHVPYISQEARVEMMEQLDAAVDGLAERELLPYPSLDNFDPQMNPLK; encoded by the coding sequence ATGAATGTTCTGATTGTCCACGCACACCCCGAGCCCCAGTCTTTTTGCAGCGCCATGGTGAGCCGCATGCGCGATCGGTTTGAATCGCAGGGGCATAGCGTCACTGTGTCTGATCTATACGCCAAGCAATTCAACCCTGTGGCCAGTGCGGCAGACTTTCAGGATCGCAACAACCCTGATTACCTGGTTTACGCGCTCGAACAGCGTCATGCACAGAAAAACAATACCCTGCCAGCAGACATTGCCGAAGAACTCGCCTTGCTGAATCAATGCGACTTACTGATTCTGAATTTTCCCTTGTACTGGTTTTCCTTGCCAGCGATTCTGAAAGGCTGGATTGACCGTGTGTTCCTTTCAGGTGTGGTGTATGGTGGCCGAAATTTTTATGATCGAGGCTTGATGAAGGGCAAGCGCGCATGGCTGACATTCACCCTGGGTGGGCGTGAGCACATGTTTGGCGACGATGCCATTCACGGTGACCTGGACACCATGCTTCGGCCAGTGTTGCGTGGCAGCTTGGGCTATGCCGGGTTTGATGTACTCAAGCCCTTTGCCGCTTACCATGTTCCTTACATTTCACAGGAAGCTCGGGTTGAAATGATGGAACAACTGGATGCAGCAGTAGATGGCTTGGCCGAACGCGAATTGCTGCCTTATCCGAGTCTGGACAACTTTGATCCACAAATGAATCCGTTGAAGTAA